In Nocardia yunnanensis, one DNA window encodes the following:
- a CDS encoding LysR family transcriptional regulator codes for MDELSSPQVEALIPLLAAFDAAADEGHITRAAQRLGVPQSSLSRRLKAVEQAVGVRLFQPIGRRVALTAAGQELFERTRGLVSALGDAVDVVRSNADPESGLVRFGFPFSLGPVSIPTMLADFHTGAPRIRLHLVQAHGTALVEMVRDGRLDLAVTIPAPDDLPTLILGYQRLDLYVATDHRLATRTEIDLAELADEPFIANPPTYHLRGLVDSWCAAAGFTPHVGFEITEFDTLRALVAQNMGIAILPAPETPHPGLNRVPLTGDRDRSIGLVTGNHRPTPAVQRLRDHIATHAMSYLDRARHRGR; via the coding sequence ATGGATGAATTGTCGTCGCCCCAGGTGGAGGCCCTGATTCCGCTGCTCGCCGCCTTCGACGCGGCCGCGGACGAGGGGCACATCACGCGCGCGGCACAGCGGCTCGGGGTGCCGCAGTCCTCGCTGAGCCGCCGGTTGAAGGCCGTCGAACAGGCCGTCGGCGTGCGACTGTTCCAACCGATCGGTCGCCGCGTGGCCCTGACCGCCGCCGGACAGGAACTGTTCGAGCGCACCCGCGGCCTGGTGAGCGCCCTCGGCGACGCGGTCGACGTGGTGCGCAGCAATGCCGACCCCGAATCCGGCCTGGTGCGCTTCGGCTTCCCGTTCAGCTTGGGCCCGGTCAGCATCCCGACCATGCTCGCCGACTTCCACACGGGCGCACCGCGAATCCGCCTGCACCTGGTGCAAGCCCACGGCACCGCCCTGGTGGAGATGGTCCGCGACGGCCGGCTGGACCTGGCCGTCACCATCCCCGCCCCCGACGACCTGCCCACGCTCATCCTCGGCTACCAGCGCCTCGACCTGTATGTCGCCACCGACCACCGGCTCGCCACCCGCACCGAGATCGACCTCGCCGAGCTGGCCGACGAGCCGTTCATCGCCAACCCGCCCACCTATCACCTGCGCGGCCTGGTCGATTCCTGGTGCGCCGCAGCGGGATTCACCCCCCACGTCGGATTCGAGATCACCGAGTTCGACACCCTGCGCGCCCTGGTCGCCCAGAACATGGGGATCGCGATCCTGCCCGCCCCCGAAACGCCGCATCCGGGTCTAAATCGCGTCCCGCTGACCGGGGATCGCGACCGCAGTATCGGACTGGTGACGGGCAACCACCGTCCGACCCCGGCCGTGCAACGGTTACGCGATCACATCGCGACCCATGCCATGTCGTATCTGGATCGCGCCCGTCACCGGGGCCGATAG
- the mqo gene encoding malate dehydrogenase (quinone): MNAHREPPESSTGPEIFDVVLIGGGIMSATLGAMIAALQPDWSVALLERLDRVGAESSAAWNNAGTGHSGYCELNYMPDPDDAGKAAEIASLFAVSRRFWAGLAERGTLADTGFVTATPHMDVVFGERDVAYLRQRFETLRALPAFAELRYSEDPEVIAEWAPLIMQGRAPGEPVAATRFEGGTDVDFGSLTGSLVDAMTEAGARVRTGHQVTRLRQGGDGVWTVSGHDRNTKRRFTIRARFVFVGAGGYALRLLQRARLPEVRGYGVLPVGAQFLRTDNPAVVARHQAKVYSQAAVGAPPMSVPHLDTRHVDGNSSLLFGPYATFSTRLLTHGRLTDVFTTLRWSNLAVLAAAIFLDLSLIRYLIRELLSTRRRKFAQLQRFYPHANPADWHLIRAGQRAQLVKPHPTRIGILTMGTELITSTDGTIAGLLGASPGASTAPAIMLDLLTRCFPHHLSAWQPTLHHLALTPTRQEAPPVPEPGTPG; the protein is encoded by the coding sequence ATGAACGCGCATCGCGAGCCGCCCGAATCATCCACCGGCCCAGAGATTTTCGATGTCGTGCTGATCGGCGGCGGGATTATGTCGGCCACGCTCGGCGCGATGATCGCCGCGCTGCAACCGGATTGGTCGGTGGCGCTGTTGGAGCGGCTCGACCGCGTGGGCGCGGAGAGCTCGGCGGCGTGGAACAACGCGGGCACCGGGCACTCGGGATACTGCGAGCTCAACTACATGCCGGATCCTGATGACGCCGGCAAGGCCGCGGAGATCGCATCCCTGTTCGCGGTGTCGCGACGGTTCTGGGCCGGGCTCGCGGAGCGTGGCACGCTGGCCGACACCGGATTCGTGACCGCGACACCGCATATGGATGTCGTGTTCGGGGAGCGGGATGTGGCGTACCTGCGGCAGCGGTTCGAGACGCTGCGCGCACTGCCCGCGTTCGCCGAGCTGCGCTACAGCGAGGATCCGGAGGTCATCGCCGAGTGGGCTCCGCTGATCATGCAGGGCCGTGCGCCCGGAGAACCGGTGGCGGCCACCCGATTCGAGGGCGGGACCGATGTCGACTTCGGGAGCCTCACCGGGTCGCTGGTGGACGCCATGACCGAGGCGGGCGCACGGGTGCGGACGGGGCACCAGGTGACCAGACTGAGGCAAGGCGGCGACGGGGTGTGGACCGTGTCCGGACACGACCGCAATACCAAGCGGCGCTTCACGATCCGCGCTCGATTCGTCTTCGTCGGCGCTGGCGGGTACGCCCTGCGCCTCCTCCAGCGTGCGCGGCTGCCCGAGGTGCGCGGCTACGGAGTGCTGCCGGTCGGTGCGCAATTCCTGCGCACCGACAACCCGGCGGTGGTGGCGCGGCACCAGGCCAAGGTGTACAGCCAGGCCGCCGTGGGCGCTCCCCCGATGTCGGTGCCGCACTTGGACACACGCCATGTCGACGGCAACTCGTCACTGCTGTTCGGCCCCTACGCCACCTTCAGCACCCGGCTGCTCACCCACGGCCGCCTCACCGACGTCTTCACCACCCTCCGATGGTCGAACCTGGCGGTCCTGGCAGCCGCGATCTTCCTAGACCTGTCCCTCATCCGCTACCTGATACGCGAACTGCTCTCCACCCGCCGCCGCAAATTCGCCCAGCTCCAACGCTTCTACCCCCACGCCAACCCCGCCGACTGGCACCTGATCCGCGCCGGCCAACGCGCCCAACTGGTCAAACCCCACCCAACCCGCATCGGCATCCTCACCATGGGCACCGAACTGATCACCAGCACCGACGGCACCATCGCCGGCCTCCTCGGCGCCTCCCCCGGCGCCTCCACCGCCCCCGCCATCATGCTCGACCTCCTGACCCGCTGCTTCCCGCACCACCTCTCGGCCTGGCAACCGACACTGCACCACCTCGCACTCACCCCAACCCGACAAGAAGCGCCGCCAGTTCCCGAGCCCGGAACACCGGGCTGA